Proteins from a single region of Macaca nemestrina isolate mMacNem1 chromosome 13, mMacNem.hap1, whole genome shotgun sequence:
- the LOC105465385 gene encoding E3 ubiquitin-protein ligase RNF181, translating to MASYFDEHDCEPSDPEQETRTNMLLELARSLFNRMDFEDLGLVVDWDHHLPPPAAKNVVENLPRTVIRGSQAELKCPVCLLEFEEEETAIEMPCHHLFHSSCILPWLSKTNSCPLCRHELPTDDDTYEEHRRDKARKQQQQHRLENLHGAMYT from the exons ATGGCGTCCTATTTCGATGAACACGACTGCGAGCCGTCTGACCCCGAGCAGGAGACGCGAACCAACATGCTGCTGGAGCTCGCAAG GTCACTTTTCAATAGGATGGACTTTGAAGACTTGGGGTTGGTAGTAGATTGGGACCACCACCTGCCTCCACCAGCTGCCAAGAATGTGGTTGAGAACCTCCCCAGGACAGTCATCAGAGGCTCTCAGGCTG AGCTCAAGTGCCCCGTGTGTCTTTTGGAATTTGAGGAGGAGGAGACTGCCATTGAGATGCCTTGCCATCACCTTTTCCATTCCAGCTGCATTCTGCCCTGGCTAAGCAAG ACAAATTCCTGTCCCTTGTGCCGCCATGAGCTGCCCACTGATGACGACACTTATGAGGAGCACAGACGAGATAAG GCTcgaaaacagcagcagcaacaccGACTGGAGAACCTCCATGGAGCCATGTACACgtga
- the LOC105465383 gene encoding vesicle-associated membrane protein 8: MEEASEGGGNDRVRNLQSEVEGVKNIMTQNVERILARGENLEHLRNKTEDLEATSEHFKTTSQKVARKFWWKNVKMIVLICVIVFIIILFIVLFATGAFS, translated from the exons ATG GAGGAAGCCAGTGAAGGTGGAGGAAATGATCGCGTGCGGAACCTGCAGAGTGAGGTGGAGGGAGTTAAGAATATTATGACCCAGAATGTGGAGCGGATCCTGGCCCGAGGGGAAAACTTGGAACATCTCCGCAACAAGACAGAGGATCTGGAAGCCACA TCTGAGCACTTCAAGACGACATCGCAGAAGGTGGCTCGGAAATTCTGGTGGAAGAATGTGAAGATGATTGTCCTTATCTGCGTGATTGTTTTTATCATCATTCTCTTCATTGTGCTCTTTGCCACTGGTGCCTTCTCTTAA
- the LOC105465384 gene encoding vesicle-associated membrane protein 5, giving the protein MAGKELERCQRQANEVTEIMLNNFDKVLERDGKLAELEQRSEQLLDMSSTFSKTTKTLAQKKRWENIRSRVCLGLVVVGGLLIILIVLLAVFLPQSSDSSSAPRTQDAGTASGPGD; this is encoded by the exons ATG GCAGGAAAAGAGTTGGAGCGGTGCCAGCGGCAGGCAAACGAGGTGACGGAAATTATGCTTAACAACTTCGACAAGGTCCTGGAACGTGATGGGAAACTGGCCGAACTGGAGCAGCGTTCAGAGCAACTCCTGGATATG AGCTCAACCTTCAGCAAGACTACAAAGACCCTGGCCCAGAAGAAGCGCTGGGAGAACATCCGTAGCCGGGTCTGCTTGGGGCTGGTGGTGGTCGGTGGCCTGCTCATCATCCTGATTGTGCTGCTGGCCGTCTTTCTCCCTCAGAGCAGTGACAGCAGTAGTGCCCCACGGACCCAGGATGCAGGCACTGCCTCAGGGCCTGGGGACTGA